TTAGATTATACATTTAATTATGCACGTGAACTATACTGGAGCCCGGGCCTTAACCCCTATCCAGGCTACGCGGTGACGCCAAGCACCTGCCATGTGCACTGCAGCATGCTCTGCCCGGGGATCCCAAACGCGCCCATGTGCACTGAGTACCAAGCAACGACCATGACCAAGCAATCGAAACGTCCGGGCGATGATACCGGAATCTTCCGCCGCGCCGTGGGCGACGTTAAGCGCCTACCACAAGATCGCGCGGCGCTCGACAAACCTAAACCACCGCCGGTCCCAGTCCAGAGACAGCTGGATGAGCAGCAAGTCACAAAGGCGCTGCTGTCGGGTCAATTTGATGGAAGTGAACTGGAAACAGGAGAAGAACTCCTTTATTTGCGTCCTGGCGTGCAACGCACTGTGTTTCGCAAATTGCGGCGTGGTCAGTTCACCGTTGAGGCGGAACTTGACCTCCACGGGATGAATGTCGATAAGGCGTCCGGGAGGCTCGCCGAGTTCCTGACCGAATCCCAGTCAAGGGATCGGCGATGCGTGCGGATCGTCCACGGCAAGGGGCACCGATCACGCAACAAGCAGCCGGTACTAAAAAACAAATTGAATAATTGGCTACGCCAGCGGGATGAGGTCTTGGCATTCTGTTCAACACGTC
This DNA window, taken from Gammaproteobacteria bacterium, encodes the following:
- a CDS encoding Smr/MutS family protein: MTKQSKRPGDDTGIFRRAVGDVKRLPQDRAALDKPKPPPVPVQRQLDEQQVTKALLSGQFDGSELETGEELLYLRPGVQRTVFRKLRRGQFTVEAELDLHGMNVDKASGRLAEFLTESQSRDRRCVRIVHGKGHRSRNKQPVLKNKLNNWLRQRDEVLAFCSTRPVDGGTGAVYVLLKRR